In a single window of the Chondrocystis sp. NIES-4102 genome:
- a CDS encoding serine/threonine protein kinase — translation MEGEILGSRYQIVEYIAKGGFGKTYLAIDTQLPGKDKCVVKQLYPSVDDPHFLEVARRLFKTEAETLHSLGSHDQIPHLLAYFEEQEKFYLVQQYIEGHTLTKELTPDKLWTQTQVIELLVDCLNILNFIHSKGVIHRDVKPDNLIRRNSDNKLVLVDFGTVKEVITEQTQLLPSTVAVGTKGYMPTEQARGKPRFVSDIYALGVIAIQALTGTSPLMLAEDDEGEFVWQSKTNIDPQLTAIINKMTRYHFNNRYQSAKEVLESLSALNHHPATPTTTPVVNYTPTVQINPSQLINHPPNVADAATSVPIQTQTKINTNSNSISTHQPSNLGSNKVPSAVAENTQVKNNSAATITKPKHSNNKKLVSLGAALAVGIISAGGMYWLKNNNQKNVSNNIKQQVTEFEQMVASKQYTDCYDKAIKIKQEKETTRVLPEAQRSKYEVQCGLGKAGELAQSLNYLEALAIAKSLPKQTQLEGELSKAIDSWSQQALQQASELYRSEGKLKEALAVVKEIPQDSPVKQSALDETETWKTEFETNKAIIATAQSALNEEKWDQAQQEASKINSSSSDYWQLQAQNISKAAKEKLAAAAAAQKPANVPQNNTATSQPSVQVKQAPEPIPPAPVVQTQPIDQGEGFGDRFNDSPSNTPIQPATPQFRDDL, via the coding sequence GTGGAAGGAGAAATATTAGGTTCTCGTTATCAAATTGTCGAATATATCGCTAAAGGTGGATTTGGCAAAACTTATCTAGCAATAGATACTCAATTACCAGGTAAAGATAAATGTGTAGTTAAACAGCTTTATCCGAGTGTAGATGATCCTCATTTTCTAGAAGTAGCAAGACGTTTATTTAAAACTGAAGCGGAGACTTTGCATAGTTTGGGTAGTCATGATCAAATACCTCATCTACTAGCTTATTTTGAAGAACAAGAAAAGTTTTATCTAGTACAACAATATATAGAAGGTCATACTTTAACTAAAGAATTGACTCCAGATAAACTATGGACACAAACCCAAGTTATTGAATTATTAGTAGATTGTTTAAATATTCTCAACTTTATTCATAGTAAAGGCGTAATTCATCGTGATGTTAAGCCAGATAATTTGATTCGTCGTAATAGTGATAATAAATTAGTTTTAGTCGATTTCGGTACAGTTAAAGAAGTAATTACAGAACAAACTCAACTATTACCTTCCACTGTAGCGGTAGGAACAAAAGGTTATATGCCTACCGAACAAGCCAGAGGAAAACCACGCTTTGTTAGTGATATATATGCTTTAGGGGTTATTGCAATTCAAGCACTTACAGGCACTTCCCCTCTAATGTTAGCAGAGGATGATGAGGGTGAATTTGTTTGGCAATCTAAAACTAATATTGATCCTCAACTAACGGCAATTATTAATAAAATGACGCGCTACCATTTTAATAACCGTTATCAGTCAGCCAAAGAAGTATTAGAATCTTTATCTGCTTTAAATCATCACCCAGCTACTCCTACTACTACCCCAGTAGTTAACTACACACCTACAGTACAAATTAATCCTTCCCAATTAATTAATCATCCTCCCAATGTAGCTGATGCTGCTACTTCAGTCCCAATTCAAACTCAAACCAAGATAAACACTAACTCTAATTCAATATCTACCCATCAGCCAAGCAATTTAGGTAGTAACAAAGTACCATCTGCTGTGGCAGAAAATACCCAGGTAAAAAACAATTCTGCTGCTACAATTACCAAACCCAAACATTCAAACAATAAAAAACTTGTCTCTTTGGGGGCTGCTTTAGCGGTGGGAATAATATCTGCGGGTGGAATGTATTGGTTAAAGAATAACAACCAAAAAAATGTCTCAAATAATATCAAACAACAGGTAACTGAATTTGAGCAAATGGTTGCAAGTAAACAATATACAGATTGTTACGACAAAGCGATAAAAATCAAACAAGAGAAAGAGACAACCAGGGTATTACCAGAGGCACAACGTAGTAAATACGAAGTACAATGTGGTTTAGGAAAAGCGGGAGAATTAGCCCAATCACTCAATTATCTCGAAGCCCTGGCGATCGCAAAATCTTTGCCCAAACAAACACAATTAGAAGGAGAATTAAGTAAAGCGATCGATTCATGGTCACAACAAGCTCTACAACAAGCTAGTGAACTTTATCGATCAGAAGGTAAACTAAAAGAAGCTTTAGCTGTAGTTAAAGAAATTCCTCAAGATAGTCCTGTCAAACAATCCGCTTTAGATGAGACAGAAACTTGGAAAACCGAGTTTGAAACCAATAAAGCAATTATCGCCACTGCACAATCTGCACTCAATGAGGAAAAATGGGATCAAGCTCAACAAGAAGCGAGTAAGATTAATAGTTCTAGTTCAGATTATTGGCAACTGCAAGCCCAAAATATTAGTAAAGCTGCTAAAGAAAAATTAGCTGCTGCTGCTGCTGCTCAAAAACCTGCAAATGTACCCCAAAATAATACGGCAACTTCTCAACCAAGTGTACAAGTTAAACAAGCCCCTGAGCCGATTCCACCAGCCCCAGTAGTACAAACGCAACCCATAGATCAAGGAGAGGGATTTGGAGATCGATTTAACGATTCACCTTCCAATACACCAATACAGCCAGCGACACCCCAATTTCGCGATGATCTATAA
- a CDS encoding TPR domain protein: protein MFRNHQFYNNTLATILSGMAVSALVVWQTIPVMAKEATEIAAIAQATTVKIDNNLGVPGGSGVIIAKQGNNYTVLTANHVVKNVNISYVVKTKDNQQHPVTSVKNLQTQGLDLAYITFTASQPYAIATIGNSEYATPGASIYVSGYPLSATISEDRYHEFTTGTITSIRDSASEGYTMRYQALTRRGMSGGPVFNTNGQLIGIHGQGDVIGSVKNESSSIPEPLKTGFNAAIPIQNFTSAAPKELSESSLAIEDTKPEKEKDIDVEATQKYVEGIELLARGDTTRANEYLTQAASKNPKNANAIYYQGLIDYTKRNLDSAINNYNRAIENNSNFSLAYFSRGLAYYRQGNKQKALEDYDNAIRINPSDPWSYLNRGLVKEDLGDTQGALADYDRAVQVAPEYGKAYHNRGAIRYSQRNFNGAVEDFKKASDIFSQQGDTDSYNVAIDSLNKAQKALRNQETNQQTQQQFQNYNTQPNSSTPTTPTVPPTSSPSQPNNSTPTTPIYPPTSAPPNSNTPSQFRDL from the coding sequence ATGTTTAGAAATCATCAATTTTATAACAATACCTTAGCTACTATTCTTTCAGGCATGGCAGTTAGTGCTTTAGTGGTTTGGCAAACAATTCCTGTAATGGCTAAAGAAGCTACGGAAATAGCAGCGATCGCTCAAGCAACAACCGTTAAAATAGATAATAACTTAGGTGTCCCTGGGGGATCTGGAGTAATTATTGCTAAACAAGGTAATAACTATACAGTGTTGACCGCCAATCATGTAGTAAAAAACGTCAATATTAGCTATGTAGTTAAAACCAAAGATAATCAACAACATCCCGTAACCAGTGTCAAAAACTTGCAAACCCAGGGGTTAGATCTAGCCTATATAACTTTTACCGCTTCTCAACCCTATGCGATCGCAACTATAGGTAATTCTGAATATGCTACCCCAGGGGCTTCAATTTATGTTTCTGGTTATCCCCTATCTGCAACCATTAGTGAAGATCGCTATCACGAGTTTACCACGGGTACAATTACCAGTATTCGAGACAGTGCTTCAGAAGGCTACACCATGCGTTATCAGGCTCTAACTCGTCGTGGTATGAGTGGTGGGCCCGTATTTAATACTAATGGTCAACTAATTGGTATTCATGGTCAAGGGGATGTAATTGGCAGTGTGAAGAATGAATCTTCTAGTATTCCTGAGCCTCTAAAAACTGGTTTTAATGCAGCAATTCCTATTCAAAATTTTACTTCTGCTGCCCCTAAAGAATTAAGTGAATCATCTCTAGCAATTGAAGATACCAAACCAGAAAAAGAAAAAGATATTGATGTCGAAGCTACGCAAAAATATGTCGAAGGCATCGAATTACTAGCAAGAGGTGACACAACTAGAGCAAATGAATATTTAACACAAGCAGCTAGCAAAAACCCTAAAAATGCCAATGCCATCTATTATCAAGGCTTAATTGACTACACTAAAAGAAATCTCGATAGTGCCATTAATAACTATAATCGTGCGATCGAAAACAATAGTAATTTCTCCTTGGCTTATTTTAGTCGTGGATTAGCTTATTATCGTCAAGGCAATAAACAAAAAGCGTTAGAAGACTATGACAATGCCATTAGAATTAATCCGAGCGATCCTTGGTCTTATCTTAATCGTGGATTAGTTAAAGAAGATTTAGGAGACACTCAGGGAGCTTTAGCTGATTACGATCGCGCTGTGCAAGTCGCCCCTGAATATGGCAAAGCCTATCATAATCGTGGTGCTATTCGTTATTCTCAACGCAATTTTAATGGTGCAGTTGAAGATTTCAAAAAAGCCTCAGATATTTTCTCGCAACAAGGGGATACAGATAGTTATAATGTCGCGATCGATAGTCTTAATAAAGCCCAAAAAGCATTACGCAATCAAGAAACTAATCAACAAACACAACAGCAATTCCAAAATTATAATACCCAGCCAAATAGCAGCACCCCAACCACTCCCACTGTCCCCCCAACTTCTTCTCCATCTCAGCCAAATAATAGTACACCAACCACTCCCATTTATCCCCCAACTTCTGCACCTCCCAACTCTAATACACCATCTCAATTTAGGGATTTATAG
- a CDS encoding aminotransferase, with translation MVRINDNYLKLKAGYLFPEIARRVNAYAAENPNAAIIKLGIGDVTEPLPAACREAMIAATAEMGDRSSFKGYGPEQGYAWLREKIAKQDFQDRGCDIDAAEIFISDGSKCDCGNILDIFGKDNKIAVTDPVYPVYVDTNVMAGHTGEAGEDGKYGGLVYLPISAENNFTAEIPSEKVDLIYLCFPNNPTGATATKEHLQAWVDYAKEHGSLILFDAAYEAFITDPSLPHSIYEIEGAKDCAIEFRSFSKNAGFTGTRCAFTVVPQNLMGKAADGSDVKIWQLWNRRQSTKFNGVSYIVQRGAEAVYSDAGQAQIKELIGFYLENAKIILEQLTAAGIQVYGGTNAPYVWVKTPQGLSSWDFFDKLLFNCNVVGTPGSGFGAAGEGYFRISAFNSRDNVNEAMKRITEKFKA, from the coding sequence ATGGTCAGAATTAACGATAATTATCTAAAACTCAAAGCAGGATACCTATTTCCAGAAATTGCTAGAAGAGTTAACGCTTATGCAGCAGAAAACCCTAATGCAGCAATAATTAAATTAGGAATTGGCGATGTTACCGAACCCTTACCCGCAGCCTGTCGTGAAGCAATGATTGCAGCAACGGCAGAAATGGGCGATCGCTCTAGTTTTAAAGGTTATGGCCCAGAACAAGGTTATGCTTGGTTGAGAGAGAAAATTGCCAAACAGGACTTTCAAGATCGCGGTTGTGATATTGATGCTGCTGAAATCTTTATTTCCGACGGTTCTAAATGTGATTGCGGTAATATTTTAGATATTTTTGGTAAAGATAATAAAATTGCCGTTACCGATCCTGTCTATCCTGTATATGTTGATACTAATGTCATGGCAGGGCATACAGGAGAAGCTGGTGAGGATGGTAAGTATGGTGGTTTGGTTTATCTTCCCATCAGTGCGGAAAATAACTTTACCGCCGAAATTCCTAGTGAAAAGGTAGATTTAATTTATCTTTGCTTTCCTAATAACCCTACAGGGGCTACCGCTACTAAAGAACATCTTCAGGCTTGGGTAGATTACGCCAAAGAACATGGTTCATTAATTCTGTTTGATGCAGCTTATGAGGCGTTTATTACCGATCCTAGTTTACCCCACTCCATATATGAGATAGAAGGAGCAAAAGATTGCGCGATCGAGTTTCGTTCTTTTTCTAAAAATGCTGGTTTTACTGGTACACGCTGCGCCTTTACAGTAGTTCCCCAAAATTTAATGGGTAAGGCTGCAGATGGTTCGGATGTTAAGATTTGGCAGTTATGGAATCGTCGTCAATCTACTAAATTTAACGGTGTATCTTACATTGTTCAACGGGGCGCAGAAGCAGTTTATAGTGATGCTGGACAAGCTCAAATTAAGGAATTAATCGGCTTTTATTTAGAAAATGCCAAAATTATCTTAGAGCAATTAACCGCAGCAGGAATTCAAGTATACGGTGGTACAAACGCTCCTTATGTTTGGGTAAAAACCCCTCAAGGACTCTCTAGCTGGGATTTCTTTGATAAATTACTATTTAACTGTAACGTTGTAGGTACACCAGGATCTGGTTTTGGTGCTGCTGGAGAAGGTTATTTCCGCATCTCTGCTTTTAATAGTCGAGATAATGTTAATGAGGCTATGAAACGGATCACTGAAAAGTTTAAAGCTTAG
- a CDS encoding exopolysaccharide synthesis ExoD encodes MAKLSIELKDYFFASNRNEQVTLAEILTLAGERIFGFLLAILSLPSALPLPAPGYSTPFGIAIFVLAVQLAVGRDRPWLPDKILNGSMKLATVQKFVKMGIPWVQRIENITKPRMAYICTTQVGKTLLGCAISLMAISMMIPIPGTNTLPAMGIFITAFGLLEDDGLICIAGLFVCSLGAALTTSILVFGTVAVERFITFMVELFRNYLGV; translated from the coding sequence ATGGCAAAGCTTTCTATCGAACTCAAAGATTATTTTTTTGCATCCAATAGAAATGAACAGGTAACTCTTGCAGAGATTTTAACTTTAGCAGGAGAAAGAATTTTTGGCTTCCTCTTAGCAATTTTATCTTTACCTTCCGCTTTGCCTTTACCTGCGCCTGGATATTCTACTCCCTTTGGTATAGCCATATTTGTTTTAGCAGTGCAACTTGCAGTAGGACGCGATCGCCCTTGGTTACCAGATAAAATACTCAATGGGTCAATGAAATTAGCCACAGTGCAAAAGTTTGTCAAAATGGGTATTCCGTGGGTTCAAAGAATAGAGAATATTACTAAACCTCGCATGGCTTATATTTGCACTACCCAGGTGGGCAAAACTTTATTAGGTTGTGCTATTTCTCTGATGGCTATTTCGATGATGATTCCTATCCCTGGAACTAATACTTTACCAGCAATGGGTATTTTTATCACTGCTTTTGGCTTATTGGAGGATGATGGGCTAATTTGTATTGCTGGTTTATTTGTTTGTTCTTTGGGTGCTGCTTTAACCACTTCTATCTTGGTTTTCGGTACAGTCGCCGTGGAAAGATTTATTACTTTTATGGTTGAACTATTTAGAAATTATCTAGGAGTTTAA
- a CDS encoding peptidase S1 and S6 chymotrypsin/Hap yields MLDRKHLPKKLTRLLGKKFLNLLMINLAISGVFWYKLSLKSTVAQNEVTKYVLPDERDDSEIYHLTQSQTIRVVKADSAGSGVIISKQDNIYTVLTSWHVINQDNLSIILTADDQQHQLLNEPRQIGQLDLAVVQFESTIEYPIAKIRTDAPKVGEKVYAAGFPLKIGQIKNTVNLGNQAFRLTQGVISLMPTKSLPEGYSLAYTNQTEPGMSGSPIFDERGQLIGIHGRGKYRDPGFGVYIFEDGSEPQPAQLKVMVQSSWGIPITSYLEVSQSQK; encoded by the coding sequence ATGCTTGATCGCAAACATCTACCTAAGAAATTAACACGATTGTTGGGTAAGAAATTTCTCAACTTGCTAATGATTAATTTGGCGATTAGCGGTGTTTTTTGGTACAAATTGAGCTTAAAAAGCACCGTAGCTCAAAATGAAGTTACTAAATATGTCTTACCCGATGAGCGAGATGACAGCGAGATCTATCATTTAACTCAGTCCCAAACAATTCGCGTAGTAAAAGCTGATTCTGCTGGATCTGGAGTCATTATTAGCAAACAGGACAATATTTATACAGTTTTAACTAGTTGGCACGTGATCAATCAAGATAACCTATCAATTATTTTAACTGCCGACGATCAACAACATCAGTTGCTCAATGAGCCAAGACAAATTGGTCAACTAGATCTTGCTGTGGTGCAATTTGAAAGTACTATTGAATATCCCATTGCTAAAATTCGCACAGATGCCCCGAAAGTGGGAGAAAAAGTATATGCAGCAGGATTTCCTTTAAAAATTGGGCAAATAAAAAATACTGTAAATCTAGGCAATCAAGCCTTTCGCCTAACCCAAGGGGTAATCTCCCTGATGCCAACCAAATCATTACCTGAAGGATATAGTTTAGCTTATACCAATCAGACAGAGCCAGGCATGAGCGGTAGCCCTATCTTTGACGAGCGCGGTCAACTTATTGGCATTCATGGTCGAGGAAAATATCGTGATCCAGGCTTTGGTGTATATATTTTTGAAGATGGTAGTGAGCCTCAACCAGCACAGCTTAAAGTTATGGTGCAATCAAGCTGGGGCATACCCATTACCAGTTATCTAGAAGTATCCCAATCACAAAAATAA
- a CDS encoding extracellular solute-binding protein — translation MRTFNKLLQYKAIVSVLSGTIAILGICSFPSPSLSKSLKVATKTFVPFSFVQDGRYIGFSIDLWEKIAEELNLEYELYGEQTVDDLLTSVSSGSTDIAIAGITITAEREKTVDFSYSFYESGLQILVPANAKVSPVNSFVWLIFSPILLRTIGVLLLIIIIVAHICWFFERQNNPEMFPRSYLKGIWEAYWWAVVTLVTVGYGDKTPIGIPGRIIATIWMFTGVLLISYFTASVSSALTVQQLENNIQTPENLNGKRVATLEGSTAAAYLANRPIKKIEFDTIEEAFTSLDAQEVDAIVYDAPVLQNYAAKEGVGKAKVVGSIFAKQSYGIVLKTNSPYREQVNQALLKLVENGIYEEIYQKWFGDNEAS, via the coding sequence TTGAGAACTTTTAATAAATTATTACAATATAAAGCTATTGTATCCGTATTATCTGGCACAATCGCGATCTTGGGAATATGTTCATTTCCATCTCCCAGCTTATCTAAATCCCTCAAAGTTGCAACTAAAACTTTTGTCCCCTTTTCCTTTGTGCAAGATGGACGCTATATTGGTTTTAGCATCGATCTTTGGGAAAAAATAGCAGAAGAATTAAACCTAGAGTACGAACTATACGGAGAACAAACCGTCGATGATCTTCTAACCTCAGTTAGTAGTGGTAGTACAGATATAGCGATCGCTGGAATTACGATCACCGCAGAAAGAGAAAAAACTGTCGATTTCTCCTACTCTTTTTATGAATCTGGTTTACAGATATTAGTTCCAGCCAATGCTAAAGTTTCTCCCGTCAACTCCTTTGTTTGGTTAATTTTCTCGCCGATTTTACTTAGAACTATTGGAGTATTATTACTAATAATTATTATTGTCGCCCATATCTGCTGGTTCTTTGAACGTCAGAATAACCCAGAAATGTTTCCCCGTAGTTACTTAAAAGGTATCTGGGAAGCCTATTGGTGGGCGGTAGTCACCCTAGTGACGGTGGGGTATGGCGATAAAACTCCTATTGGTATCCCAGGTAGAATTATTGCAACTATTTGGATGTTTACAGGAGTACTATTAATATCCTATTTTACAGCTTCCGTTAGTTCCGCACTCACTGTTCAACAATTAGAAAATAATATCCAAACTCCTGAAAATCTTAATGGTAAAAGAGTTGCCACCCTAGAAGGTAGCACAGCAGCAGCTTATTTAGCCAATCGACCTATTAAAAAAATTGAGTTTGACACCATAGAAGAAGCCTTTACATCCTTAGATGCACAAGAAGTAGACGCAATAGTTTACGATGCACCAGTGTTACAAAACTATGCAGCTAAAGAAGGAGTAGGGAAAGCTAAAGTAGTAGGTTCTATTTTTGCCAAACAGAGTTATGGAATTGTGCTAAAAACTAATAGTCCCTATCGTGAACAAGTTAATCAAGCATTATTAAAACTGGTGGAAAATGGCATTTATGAAGAAATATATCAAAAGTGGTTTGGAGATAACGAAGCTTCATAG
- a CDS encoding FHA domain containing protein: MAIKADKLSQILENFQQFLHKSLDDCEDFKQISKNLARLHSTLEQKKISVQIVSEKLALAQELYDLIFTNEQLKTVFELKFDTLVEVPEKSGRQQIASLKFKEIRDKNIEIRQNYQLQDNKTIAIGRCPESDITLSSKLYQGVSWNHLKIQPIINNSKITQWQICDLQSTNGTFVNGKRVEKLHLLESGDKITLASPNYGAGVAEIVFDLRNETINSKTNLEYWDLIDCDLMLIVIDSQEPLSIKEKSFIKNFDAGFISQQYIIAKLPNFQQDTQAEAIATTNLENLATWINNEVTTKELELISLYLESANNTGTDLNLEIDKKLLKTQTSFFKLLENLVKRQPENLLAKRLFIKLIAEVESIKPFYLNKIASLTQTIAAEEAKIASLNQVNWKEVSKSTITEIERGKDLLFKQIKSDLSQSKAAILDNYSKKSIIYTIQDFVDNLTPTITTQNGQKIIILKDESRPDFDDLNLSLINFCVNSLKTWTSKEWQKITNIYNNGGLNGFLKRTTHQINVVPNLFTSSPFTPPSDLDLEGNFLISFVGTTCTTTYKQKSLIGYIVKELRGNIMATLMPVMLIIPFIVSSKVSKNQIIGKFPQLFNKFPWLLGLVVCAIVYFLVNKYNQQNENDIEASVQKIKKDLANYYQSFTKNLLDKILQDINLALEIEAQKISDALETIDSTYLECLSDAEKQQLEIRNNLEQYKNQQKTLETELAEFNKLTKI, from the coding sequence ATGGCAATAAAAGCAGATAAATTAAGTCAAATACTAGAAAATTTCCAGCAATTTTTACACAAAAGTTTAGACGATTGTGAAGATTTTAAACAAATATCGAAAAATTTAGCCAGATTGCACTCCACGCTGGAACAGAAGAAAATCTCAGTACAAATAGTAAGTGAAAAGTTAGCTTTAGCCCAGGAATTATACGATTTAATTTTTACAAATGAGCAATTAAAAACAGTTTTTGAGCTAAAATTTGATACTTTAGTGGAAGTGCCAGAAAAGAGTGGTAGACAACAAATTGCCAGTTTAAAGTTTAAGGAAATTAGAGATAAAAATATTGAAATAAGACAAAACTATCAACTACAAGATAATAAAACCATCGCGATCGGGCGTTGTCCAGAATCTGATATTACCCTCAGTTCTAAGTTATATCAAGGGGTATCTTGGAATCATCTTAAAATTCAACCTATTATTAATAATTCCAAGATCACACAATGGCAAATATGCGATCTTCAAAGTACAAATGGTACGTTTGTTAATGGTAAGCGAGTTGAAAAGTTGCACTTACTTGAGTCGGGAGATAAAATTACTTTAGCCAGTCCTAATTATGGGGCTGGGGTTGCCGAGATAGTTTTTGATCTTCGTAATGAAACTATTAATAGCAAGACTAACTTAGAATATTGGGATTTGATAGATTGTGATTTAATGTTAATCGTAATTGATAGCCAAGAACCTTTATCTATTAAGGAGAAATCTTTTATTAAAAATTTTGATGCAGGTTTTATTTCTCAACAGTATATTATTGCTAAACTTCCGAATTTTCAGCAAGATACTCAAGCAGAGGCTATAGCTACAACTAATTTAGAAAATTTAGCAACTTGGATAAATAATGAGGTGACAACTAAAGAGTTAGAATTGATTTCTCTTTATCTTGAAAGCGCAAATAATACTGGCACTGATCTTAATTTAGAAATAGATAAGAAATTACTAAAAACACAAACTTCTTTTTTCAAACTGCTAGAAAATCTTGTTAAACGTCAACCAGAAAATCTGTTAGCTAAACGTCTCTTTATTAAACTGATTGCTGAGGTTGAATCAATCAAACCATTTTACTTGAATAAAATCGCCTCACTTACTCAAACTATTGCAGCAGAAGAAGCCAAAATTGCATCATTAAATCAAGTCAATTGGAAAGAAGTTAGTAAAAGCACTATTACTGAGATTGAAAGAGGAAAAGATCTACTATTTAAGCAAATTAAATCAGATTTATCTCAATCTAAAGCTGCAATTTTAGATAACTATAGTAAAAAAAGTATTATATATACTATTCAAGATTTTGTTGATAATTTAACCCCGACTATCACCACTCAAAATGGTCAAAAGATAATTATCCTAAAAGATGAATCCCGTCCTGATTTTGATGATCTCAACTTAAGCTTAATTAATTTTTGCGTTAATTCTTTAAAGACATGGACAAGTAAAGAGTGGCAAAAGATTACTAATATCTATAATAACGGTGGTTTAAATGGTTTTTTAAAAAGAACCACCCATCAAATAAATGTAGTTCCAAATCTTTTTACTTCCTCTCCCTTTACCCCACCAAGTGATTTAGATTTAGAAGGAAATTTTCTTATATCTTTTGTCGGCACTACTTGTACAACTACATATAAACAAAAATCTTTAATAGGTTACATAGTCAAAGAACTAAGAGGCAATATAATGGCGACCTTAATGCCTGTTATGTTGATAATTCCTTTTATTGTAAGTTCAAAAGTTTCTAAAAATCAAATTATTGGTAAGTTTCCTCAACTATTTAATAAATTTCCCTGGCTTTTGGGTCTTGTAGTTTGCGCTATAGTTTATTTCTTGGTTAATAAATATAATCAACAAAACGAAAACGATATAGAAGCATCTGTACAAAAAATCAAAAAAGACTTAGCTAATTACTATCAATCTTTTACCAAAAACTTACTAGACAAAATCTTACAGGATATAAATTTAGCATTAGAAATAGAAGCTCAAAAAATTAGCGATGCTCTAGAAACAATAGACAGTACTTATCTAGAATGTCTCAGCGACGCAGAAAAACAGCAACTTGAAATTAGAAACAACTTAGAACAATACAAAAATCAACAAAAAACTTTAGAAACAGAATTAGCCGAATTTAACAAGTTAACAAAAATATAA
- a CDS encoding WD-40 repeat protein: MNNSNLATLILNLDLKTEKNPEYPLSGNEIVVIGRSPDCQIVLDSHKYITVSRHHAEISLVDSNWVIKDLGTTNGTLVNSDRLTDSKILTSGDRITLGLKGPEFIFEAITLNPTVMVNFTAISTPVKEVTKATVPDLVVISSPIADPPKQQSKELPVESEDQPPPIEVNLPTASPELLDQAIAGKNLWNLINLTPIGEISAHETEITALAFSGDGQMLATAATDKTIKIWNVATQELIVTLPPQKMAINALAFSSDGQKLVSAGADKIVKLWQITNQTEIADFKGHKLAISAVALSGDGNTLASAGADKIVKLWNTQTKEEITSLNGHKSAIEALTFSPDGNILASGGKDKIIKLWNIETKEEITSLTGHKQGIINLNFSLDGATIASVGVNESIALWDINTKEIIISIAINNWHSLIAIASYGQILALTQAEGKIKLVQI, from the coding sequence ATGAATAATTCCAATTTAGCTACTTTAATATTAAATCTAGATCTAAAGACCGAAAAAAATCCTGAATATCCCTTATCTGGCAATGAAATTGTGGTTATTGGTCGCTCTCCCGACTGTCAAATTGTTTTAGATTCCCATAAATACATCACCGTATCACGTCACCACGCAGAGATATCTTTAGTCGATTCCAATTGGGTAATCAAAGATTTAGGAACAACTAACGGTACTTTAGTCAATAGCGATCGCTTGACGGACAGCAAAATCTTAACATCGGGCGATCGCATTACTTTAGGTTTAAAAGGGCCCGAATTTATCTTTGAAGCAATTACCCTAAATCCTACGGTAATGGTAAATTTTACGGCAATATCTACACCAGTCAAAGAAGTAACTAAAGCAACTGTCCCCGATTTAGTTGTGATCTCAAGTCCTATAGCAGATCCTCCTAAGCAGCAGTCAAAAGAATTACCTGTTGAAAGTGAAGATCAACCGCCACCAATAGAAGTTAATCTCCCCACAGCTTCCCCAGAATTATTAGATCAAGCCATTGCAGGTAAAAACCTGTGGAATTTAATTAATTTAACCCCTATCGGCGAAATATCGGCACATGAGACGGAAATTACAGCCTTAGCTTTTAGTGGCGACGGACAAATGTTAGCTACTGCAGCTACGGATAAAACTATTAAAATCTGGAATGTTGCAACTCAAGAATTAATTGTGACTTTACCCCCACAAAAAATGGCGATCAATGCCTTAGCTTTTAGTAGCGACGGACAAAAATTAGTAAGTGCAGGGGCAGATAAAATAGTTAAACTTTGGCAGATTACCAACCAAACAGAAATTGCAGATTTTAAAGGTCATAAATTAGCTATTAGTGCTGTAGCTTTAAGTGGTGATGGTAATACATTAGCCAGTGCAGGGGCAGATAAAATAGTTAAACTTTGGAATACTCAAACAAAAGAAGAAATTACTAGTTTAAATGGACATAAATCGGCAATTGAAGCTTTAACTTTTAGTCCCGACGGCAATATATTAGCCAGTGGAGGTAAAGATAAAATAATTAAACTTTGGAATATTGAAACAAAAGAAGAAATTACTAGTTTAACGGGACATAAACAAGGGATTATTAACTTAAACTTTAGTCTCGATGGGGCAACAATTGCTAGTGTGGGGGTGAATGAATCGATCGCCCTGTGGGATATTAACACTAAAGAAATAATTATCTCCATTGCTATTAATAATTGGCATTCCCTAATTGCGATCGCCAGTTACGGACAAATTTTAGCACTCACTCAGGCAGAAGGTAAGATTAAGCTAGTTCAGATTTAA